The segment CGAACTGGGCTCCCGCTTCCTGGCGGATGTCGCCGCGATCCTGGAGCAGCCGAAGAAGCTGATCACCTGGGTCTGAACGGCCCGTCGCCCACCCCGCTGAACAGCCCGGGGCCCATGACCAGGCACATGGTCACGGGCCCCGGGCTGTGGTGTCCCGGCGAGTGCTCCCGGTGGGTGTTCCCGGCCGGGGAGAGATCAGTCCTGCTGGGCGCCCGCGGGCAGCGAGCGGAGCTGCATCGTCTTCGCGGTCGTCGACTTGAAGCCGTAGTCGAGCAGCTTCGCGGCGTCCTTGAAGCGGTCCGGGCCGTTCAGGGCGACACCGATGTAGGTCTTGCCGTTACGGGTGGCGGCGAACACCAGGCAGGGCCCGGCGGCCGTGCCCGTACCGGTCTTCATGCCGGTCGCGCCCGAGTAGGAGCCGAGCAGCTTGTTGGTGTTGTACCAGGTGTAGGTGCGCTTCTTGCCGTTCGACGCGGTGGCGACCGCGACGTACTTCGGCGCCTTGACGACATCCCGGAAGGTCGGGTTGCTGTAGGCGTGGCGCGCGAGCTTCGCCAGATCGGAGGGCGTGGTGTAGTTCTGGCCGGCCTGCGAGATGCCGTCGAAGGAGTCGAACTTGGTGTTCTTCAGGCCGAGCGCGGTGGCCTTGCGGTTCATGTTCGCGATGAAGGACTTGGTCCGGGCGGCGGTGGTGCTGCCGGTGCCGAAGGCCTCCGCGAGCGCGTAGGCGGCGTCGCAGCCGGACGGCAGCATCAGGCCCGACAGCAGCTGCCGGACCGTCAGCACATCGCCGACCTTGAGCTGGGCGGAGCTGCCGCCCTTCTGGATGACGTAGTCCGTGTACGTCTTCTTGATGGTGATCTTGCGGTTCAGGTTGAGGTTCGGCGACGTCAGGACCGTGGCCGCGGTGACGAGCTTCGTCGTGCTCGCCATCTGGCGGCGGACGTTGGCGCCCTTCCCGTAGGCGACCTTGCCGTTGCCGTACTCCATCAGGAAGGCGCCCTTGGCGCTGATGGTCGGTACCGCCGGGGCGGCCTGCGCGGAGGTCGCGGCGAAGGGGGAAGCGGCGATCAGAAGGCCGCTGGAGAGGACGACGGTGGCGGCGCGGCGGGCGCGCACGCTGCTGAGTATCAAAAGAAACGCTCCGAAAGGGAGGAATGCGTCAATTGCCGTAATGCGTAAGGAAAAACCAAAGAGTTGAGGGCCCGGGTGGCCGGTGGCCACGAGGGGTCTACGGGGTAGACGCCCGGACGCACCGAATGGATGCACGATGCAGTGCCGTTTCTGCGGAAAAACTTTCGGGCCCGGTTTTCTGTCGTGCCGTACCCCGGACATGGCGGCCGTACCACCGGTCGGACGCCCTCTGGGCATGCACCTGTGTTGTATCTAAGCTGTGCCCATGCCTGCACCAGCCCCCGTCACCCCCGCCGCCGAGCGCGTCTACGTCCATATCAAGCAGGCCGTGCTCGACCGCCGCTACGCCGGGGGGACCCTGCTCACCGAAGGCGAACTCGCCGACGCGGTGGGCGTCTCCCGTACCCCCGTCCGCGAGGCGCTGCTCAAACTGGAGGTAGAGGGGCTGATCAAGCTCTACCCCAAGAAGGGTGCGCTGGTCCTGGCCGTATCGGCCCAGGAGATCGCCGATGTCGTGGAGACCCGGCTGCTGGTCGAGGAGCACGCCGCCCGGAAGGCCGTCCCCGCCTCGCCCCAGCTGCTGGCCCGGCTCGAACAGCTGCTGGAGCAGCAGAAGCGCCAGGGCGAGGAGGGCGATCTGGCCGCGGTCGCCGTCACCGACCGGAACTTCCATCTGGAGATCGTCCGCAGCGGCGGCAACGCCATTCTCTCCAAGCTGTACGAGCAGCTCCGCGACCGCCAGTTGCGGATGGGCGTCGCCGTGATGCACGCCCATCCCGACCGGATCGCCAAGAACGTCGTGGAGCACGGCGAGATCCTGGAAGCGCTGCGGGCCGGCGATCCGGAAGCCGCCGCCGCGGTCATTCACCGGCACGTCGGCTGGTTCAACAGTCTGGCGCGGGGCGACGTCCGATGAGCTCGCGGTCCGCCGCGGGCGCCCCCGGTCCGATATCCCTGCCCGGTGACCCGCCGGGCGGCCGCCGCGCCGCCCTGATCTGGGGCATCGGGGTCTCCGTCTACTGTGTCGCCGTCGTCTTCCGCACCTCCCTGGGTGTCGCGGGACTCGACGCCGCCGACCGCTTCGGCGTGGGCGCCTCCGCGCTCTCCACCTTCTCCATCCTCCAGCTGCTGGTCTACGCGGGAATGCAGATCCCCGTCGGCGTCCTGGTCGACCGGCTGGGCACCAAGAAGGTCCTGGCCATCGGGGCGGCCCTGTTCACCCTCGGCCAGCTCGGCTTCGCGCTCTCCCCCTCGTACGGGATGGCCCTCGCCGCCCGGGTCCTCCTCGGCTGCGGCGACGCGATGACCTTCATCAGCGTGCTCCGGCTGGGCGGGCGCTGGTTCCCCGCCCGGCGCGGTCCGCTGATCGGCCAGATCGCCGCGCTCTTCGGCATGGTGGGGAATCTGGTCTCCACGGTCGTCCTGGCCCGGCTGCTCGACGACCGCGGCTGGGTCTTCGCCTTCGGCGGCAGCTCGGTGGCCGGGGCGGTGGTGCTGGTCCTGGTGCTCTGTTTCCTGAAGGACCACCCCGAGGGCCATGAACCGGCGCCCGTCCGGCACCGGGGCGCGGGCTCCGTCCGCCGTCAGATCGCCGGCTCCTGGCGCGAACCGGGCACCCGGCTCGGGATGTGGGTCCACTTCACCACGCAGTTCCCGGCGATGGTCTTCATGCTGCTGTGGGGCATGCCGTTCCTGGTGGAGGCGGAGGGGCTGGCACGGGAGACCGCCGGGGCGCTGCTGACGCTGGTGGTGCTGGTGAGCATGGTGGTGGGGCTGGTGTTCGGGCAGATCATCGCGCGCCACCACGCCGCCCGGCTGCCGCTGGCCCTGGGTACGGTGCTGGCCACGGCGCTGGTGTGGGGCGCGGTGCTGGCCTACCCCGGCGGCCGGGCGCCGATCTGGCTGCTGATCACCCTCTGCGCGGTCCTGGGCGCCTGCGGTCCGGCCTCCATGATCGGCTTCGATTTCGCCCGGCCGGCGAATCCGCCGGAGCGCCAGGGCACGGCCTCGGGAATCGTCAATGTGGGCGGCTTCACCGCGTCCATGACCACCCTGCTGGCGATCGGGCTGCTGCTGGACGTGAGCGGCGGCAATTACCGGACCGCCTTCTCCAGCGTCTTCGTCCTGGAGGCGCTGGGCGTCGTCCAGATCCTCCGGCTGCGCGGCCGGACGGCCCGGCTGGAACGGGAGCGGCTGGTGGCGAGCCGGGTGGAGGCGGTCCACGTACCGGCGAAGGCGTAACGGATCCCGAAGGGTGCCGTGGCGCCCGGTGCCGGTGCTCGCGCGGGAGGGTCCCGCCGGACGGCGGGCACGCGCGGGCATCGGACGGTGGCCTCGGAGCGTATGGCCGGGGCCCGCGGCTCAGGGCACACCGCCTGGGGTGCTTCCCTCAGGGGGTGACCGCGAACTCCCGGAGGATGACGGCGCCCAGCTCCTGGTCCCCGTCCACCTTCACCCGGTCGGCGACCGCCGCCGGACGGACCCGGCCGCACGCCAGGCGGTAGTACGTCTCCCAGTCGGTGGCGAGGGTGACCACGGGGCCCAGCGACGGCGAACCGTCGACCGTACCGCGGCCGTCCGGGCCGATCCGGACCGTACGGAGGAACTCCAGCGGTCCGTGGACGTCGATGACCACCGCGGAGTTGGGCGGGGCGCCCGCGTCCTTGGCGATCACCTTCGGCAGCGCCTCCAGCAGCACGTCCCGGGTGATGTGCGCGCCCGGTGAGTCCAGGTTCCCGGGCCGCCCCAGCGCGGCGCGCAGGTCCTGCTCATGGACCCAGGAGTCGAACGCCCGCATCCGCATCGCCAGTTCCAGCGTCTGCTCGGCCCCGAGCGGCGCCCGCACCCTGGCGTCCGGCGCGCGGTTCTCGTTCCGCAGCTGCCGGGCCCGCCGGATCAGCACATACTCCAGCTCGGCCACCATCTCCGGCGCGGTGTGATGCCGCCGCACGTCCACCTGCATCTCCATGTACCGCGCGAAGTCGCTCTTCACGTGGTACAGGTCGCGGGGCAGGGTGTGGATCGGCCGGGGGTCGCCGAGGAACTCGGTCTCCAGCCCGATCACATGGGAGACGATGTCCCGGACGGACCAGGCGGGGCAGGGGGTCGCCCGGTTCCACTCGCCTTCGACGAGTGGTGTCACCAGCTCCGTTATCGCTTCGAGGGAGTGGGTCCAGGCATCGGCGTAGGTCTGCAGGCTGGGATGGACGGTCACGGGACCCCTCGACGATTCTGCGGGTGGCTGGCGGTGGCGGTGGCGGTGGCGTGCTGGTTCCGGTGGGAGTGGGAGGCTCGACAGTAAGTTACGCCGCCGGGCCGCGGCCCGGCAGGGCTTTCGTCTTACGATCGTAGGCCCGGCGGCAAGGCCGGAACACAGGGGTGGCGAGGGTTCGCCACGATCGCCCGCGCCGGTTTCACCCGCGGCCGGGTGCCCGGCCGCCACCGCACCCGCGCCCCGGAATGCGGGGATCGGCCCATGCTGTTGGATGGAGGCATGGCTACTCGTGCACGTGTTCGCGCCCCCGAGCTGGTCGGCGGTGGCGGTTGGATCAACACCGGCGGCAAGGATCTGAAGCTCGCCGACTTCCGAGGTCGCATATTGATCTTGGATTTTTGGACCTTCTGCTGCATCAACTGCCTGCACGTCCTGGACGAACTGCGCGAGCTGGAGGAGAAGCACCGGGACACCCTGGTGATCGTCGGGGTGCATTCGCCGAAGTTCGTGCACGAGGCCGATCACCGGGCGGTGGTGGACGCCGTCGAGCGGTACCAGGTGGCGCATCCGGTGCTCGACGATCCGGAGCTGGTGACCTGGAAGCAGTACGCGGTACGGGCCTGGCCGACGCTGGTGGTGATCGACCCCGAGGGCTATGTCGTCGCCCAGCACGCGGGCGAGGGGCATGCCCACGCCATCGCCCGGCTGGTGGCCGAGCTGGTGGAGGAGCACACGGCGAAGGGGACCCTGCGGCGCGGGGACGGGCCCTATGTGGCGCCCGAGCCCGTCGCGACCGATCTGCGCTTCCCCGGCAAGGCGCTGGTCCTGCCGTCCGGGAATCTGCTGGTCTCCGACTCCACCCGGCACCAGCTGGTGGAGCTGGCGCCCGACGGCGAGACGGTCGTCCGCCGGATCGGCGGGGCGGCCGAGTTCAACGAGCCGCAGGGGCTGGCCCTGCTGCCCGACGGCCGGGTCGCCGTCGCCGACACGGTCAACCACCGGATCCGGGCGTACGACCCTTCGAGCGGGGCGGTCGAGACCCTCGCGGGCACCGGGAAGCAGTGGTGGCAGGGCTCGCCCACCGAGGGGCCCGCCCTGGCGGTCGATCTGTCGTCGCCGTGGGATCTGGCCTGGTGGGACGGGCTGCTGTGGATCGCCATGGCCGGGACGCACCAGCTGTGGACGTACGACCCGGAGGCCGGGACGGTCCGCCGGGCGGCCGGCACCACCAATGAGGGCCTGGTCGACGGGCCCGCCGGTGAGGCCTGGTTCGCCCAGCCGTCGGGGCTCGCGGTGGCCGCGGACGGGGAGCGGCTGTGGATCGCGGACGCGGAGAACTCGGCGCTGCGGTGGATCGACCGTGACGGGTCCGTGCACACCGCGGCCGGGACCGGGCTCTTCGACTTCGGGCACCGGGACGGGGACGCGGCCCAGGCGCTGTTCCAGCATCCGCTGGGGGTGACCGTGCTGCCGGACGGCTCGGTCGCCGTCTGCGATACGTACAACCACGCGCTGCGCCGCTACGATCCGGCGACCGGGCAGGTCACGACGGTCGCCACGGAGCTGCGGGAGCCCTCCGGCGCGGTGCTGGTGGACGGCGACATCGTGGTCGTGGAGTCGGCGGCGCACCGGCTGACCCGGCTGCGGCTGCCCGAGGAGGCGGTACGGGTGGCGGCGGTGGCCCACCGTACGCAGCGGGCGGCGACATCCGTCGCGGGCGGGGCGGTGCTGCTGGACGTGGTCTTCGAGGCGCCCAGCGGGCAGAAGCTGGACACGCGGTACGGTCCTTCGACCCGGCTGCTGGTCTCGGCGACCCCGCCGGAGCTGCTGCGCTCCGGTGCGGGCACGGGCACGGAACTTTCGCGGCGACTGGAGATCGACCCGGCGGTCGGGGAGGGCGTGCTGCACGTTTCGGCGATGGCCGCGTCGTGCGACGACGATCCGGCGAACGAGTATCCGGCGTGCCATGTGCACCAGCAGGACTGGGGTGTTCCGGTGCGGGTGACGGCGGACGGCGAGGACCGGCTGCCGCTGATCCTGGCGGGTATGGCCTGACGCAGGCCGGGGCGGGCCGGCCCGGCCCGCGGGCGGTCGTGGGGCGCTGCCCCGCGACCGCCCGCGGGTTCCGAACGTCCGGGAACGTCAGAGGACGTCAGAGGATGTCAGGGGAGCTTGTTCGCGGCGATCGGGGAGACCGCGATGCAGGGGCTGACCGCCGCGGCGCCGCTGCTCTTCTTCTCCACCAGCACCTTGCCCTCGTGGGTCACCTTGCAGGTGAAGTCGGCGCCGCCGGCGGCGTCCAGGGCGGAGGGGATGACGGTGGGCGCCATGACGCCGCGCAGCGTGACCGTCTTCGTCCACGGCAGCTGCGGCTTGTTGACCGTCTCCAGGGTCGGGTTGAGGGCGTCGCCCTTCCCGTTGGCGAACTCGATGGAGTCGACGTTCTTCCCGGTGACCTCGTAGGTCACCTGGTACTCCTTGTTGACCGTCTGGTCGACGGCCTTGGAGGCCTCGTCCTTGACCTTGTCCTTCACGGCGTCCTCCGCCGCGGAGCAGGCGGAGAGCGCCAGGACGAGTCCGGTGGCGAGAGCGGCGGCAGTGGTGTTGCGCAGAGAACGGCGCATGGAGAGTCCCCCCGGGTCGTGTGCGGCAAAGCCGCAGACAATCGTAAAGCGTAGGTAAAGTCAAACTGTGTGCGGTTCGGTGGCCGGGCGGATCAGCCCTCCAGGAACGCCACCAGCGCGTTCGCCAGCAGATACGGGTCCTGGGCGCCGCACAGCTCCCGCGCGCTGTGCATGGAGAGGATCGCGACCCCGATGTCGACGGTCCGGATGCCGTGCCGGGCGGCCGTGATCGGGCCGATGGTGGTGCCGCACGGCATCGCGTTGTTCGAGACGAAGGTCTGCCACGGCACGCCCGCCCGCTCGCAGGCGGCCGCGAACACGGCCCGCCCGGAGCCGTCGGTGGCATACCGCTGATTGACGTTGACCTTCAGGATGGGGCCGCCGTTGGCGCGCGGGTGGTGTGTGGGGTCGTGGCGCTCCGGGTAGTTGGGGTGGACGGCGTGGCCGGTGTCCGAGGAGAGGCAGATCGTCTCGGCGAAGGCCCGGGCCCGGTCCTCGTACGCACCGCCGCGGGCGTACACGGAACGTTCCAGCACGGAGCCGAGCAGCGGGCCCTCGGCGCCGGTGTCGGACTGGGAGCCGTTTTCCTCGTGGTCGAAGGCGGCGAGAACGGGGATGTACGGCAGATCCGCACCGCGCGCCGAGACGGCGGCGAGCGCGGCCGCGCCCGCGTGCACCGAGAGCAGATTGTCCATCCGGGGGCCGGCCACCAGCTCCCGGTCCCGGCCGAGGTAGGCGGGGGGCTCGACGGGGTGGACCATCAGATCCCAGCCGGTGACCGAACCGTCGGGGAGCCCGGCCTCCTCCTCCAGGAAGCGGATCAGATCGCCTTCCAGGACCTCCCCGAGGCCCCATACGGGCTGCATATGCCGCTGCTTGTCGAGCTTGAGCCCCTCGGTGTTGACCGAGCGGTCGAGGTGCACGGCCAGCTGCGGCACCCGCAGCAGCGCCCGGTCGACATTGACCAGCCGCTCGGAGCCGTCGCGCAGGGTCAGCCGTCCGGCGAGGCCGAGGTCCCGGTCCAGCCAGGTGTTGAGCAGCGTCCCGCCGTACAGCTCGACGGCGATCTGGCGCCAGCCCGCGGAGCCCGCGTCGGGCAGCGGCTTGACCCGGAGGTTCGGCGAGTCCGTATGCGCGCCGACGATGCGGAACGGGGTGTGCGGCGCGGCGCCCTCGGGCACGAACCAGGCGATGAGCGCCCCGCCGCGGATCACATAGCGCCCGCCGGCCTCACCGTCCCAGGCATCGGCCTCCTGCACCTCGCGGAACCCGGCCTTCTCCAGCTTCTCGGCCGTGTTCGCGACGGCGTGGTACGGCGAGGGCGACGCGGCCAGGAACGACATCATCTCGTCGGTGTGACCGGGCCCGAAGATCCCGGCCACGCTGCTGGTGCTCTGCGGACTGCTGCTCATGAGCCCACTGTAACGACCACGGGTCGGCGACCTCCGGGGCCTGTGGAAAACCCCGGTGACGACGGTGCGCGCGGCTCCGGGCCGGGGCTCAGAGCCGGTCGTACTCGGCCAGGTCGATATCGATCCCGAAGGGCTCGTCGACCTTCAGCCGGTCGCGGTGGACACCGGTGCGCTCATAGGCGCGGGCGGCGCCGGAATAGGTGTGCGTGTACACGACGGGCCGCTCGGTACGGGGGTCCGTCTCGACGACCGGACGAGGTGAGCGGTCACGGTTTCTTCTTCTCGTCCGTCAGTGCGTCGTACGTCAGCGCGTCCTTCGGGAGCTCCGCGGTCGCCGGGCCGCCCCTCTGGACCTGGCGGGAGCGGTCGGCGATCAGCCGGCCGAGGGCGGCCAGCTCCTTCGGGGAGTAGGTCTTCACCATGGTCGCCAGGCCGCCGGTGCGGACCGTCACCACCGTGGTGCCGACCGCCGCGGACAGCAGAGTGCCGGGGGCGTTGAGACGGGTGGTGCCCCGCCGGGCGGTCGTGGCGGAGCCGACGCGGGTGGGGAGGGTGACCTCGGTGACGCCCTTGGGGCTCAGCTCGGTGGCTTCCAGCTTCTCCATGACCAGCGGGTACGCCGTGGTCGCCGCCTCGCTCGTCTTGTAGGCGTACACCGTGAACTCGATATGGCCGGCGTCCCGGTGGGTGAAGAACGCGCCGCTCATGTGGAGGGCGTCCTTGCACCAGGCGGACCGGCCGGTGCACAGGGCGGCCCTCTTGGTGAGGTCGTCCACGGCGGGGCGGGTGGTGAGGGACCAGTCGAGCAGATCGTCGGCGCGGGGGAGGACCGCCGCCGTCTGTTCCGGGGTGAGCCGGACCGCGGCCGGTTCGGGGCCGGCCGGGCTCGCGCTCGCCCCGGCGCGCTCCCCCGGCTTCCCGGAGTCGGCGTCCGCGCAGCCCGTGAGCAGGACGGCCGTTGCCGTCAGCGCCGCCGAGAGGCCGGTGAAGCGCGCGTTCCTCGTCACGTTCATGATTCCCCCGTCCCGTTGGCGCGATCATACGAACGGCCCGGCCGCTCAGGAATCCCCGAGCGGCCGGGCCGGCGTACGCATTCGGCTACAGAGCTGCCACGGGACGGAAACCCGGCAGCTCAGCAGGGGTGCGGACTCAGAAAGCGGCCTCGTCGAGGTCCATCAGCGCCCCGTCGACCGACTCCGCCAGCGCGCGCTCGACCGAGACGCCCGGCAGCACGTTGGCGGCGAAGAACTTCGCGGCGGCGATCTTGCCCTGGTAGAACGGCACGTCCTTCGCGGACGCCGCGCCCGACCGGAGCCGCTCGGCCGCGACGGCCGCACCGCGCAGCAGCAGATAGCCGACGACGACGTCCCCGGACGCGTACAGCAGCCGGGTCGTGTTGAGGCCGACCTTGTAGATGTTCCGGACGTCCTCGCCGGTGGCGATCAGGTCGT is part of the Streptomyces qinzhouensis genome and harbors:
- a CDS encoding D-alanyl-D-alanine carboxypeptidase family protein, which codes for MRARRAATVVLSSGLLIAASPFAATSAQAAPAVPTISAKGAFLMEYGNGKVAYGKGANVRRQMASTTKLVTAATVLTSPNLNLNRKITIKKTYTDYVIQKGGSSAQLKVGDVLTVRQLLSGLMLPSGCDAAYALAEAFGTGSTTAARTKSFIANMNRKATALGLKNTKFDSFDGISQAGQNYTTPSDLAKLARHAYSNPTFRDVVKAPKYVAVATASNGKKRTYTWYNTNKLLGSYSGATGMKTGTGTAAGPCLVFAATRNGKTYIGVALNGPDRFKDAAKLLDYGFKSTTAKTMQLRSLPAGAQQD
- a CDS encoding GntR family transcriptional regulator; the encoded protein is MPAPAPVTPAAERVYVHIKQAVLDRRYAGGTLLTEGELADAVGVSRTPVREALLKLEVEGLIKLYPKKGALVLAVSAQEIADVVETRLLVEEHAARKAVPASPQLLARLEQLLEQQKRQGEEGDLAAVAVTDRNFHLEIVRSGGNAILSKLYEQLRDRQLRMGVAVMHAHPDRIAKNVVEHGEILEALRAGDPEAAAAVIHRHVGWFNSLARGDVR
- a CDS encoding MFS transporter produces the protein MSSRSAAGAPGPISLPGDPPGGRRAALIWGIGVSVYCVAVVFRTSLGVAGLDAADRFGVGASALSTFSILQLLVYAGMQIPVGVLVDRLGTKKVLAIGAALFTLGQLGFALSPSYGMALAARVLLGCGDAMTFISVLRLGGRWFPARRGPLIGQIAALFGMVGNLVSTVVLARLLDDRGWVFAFGGSSVAGAVVLVLVLCFLKDHPEGHEPAPVRHRGAGSVRRQIAGSWREPGTRLGMWVHFTTQFPAMVFMLLWGMPFLVEAEGLARETAGALLTLVVLVSMVVGLVFGQIIARHHAARLPLALGTVLATALVWGAVLAYPGGRAPIWLLITLCAVLGACGPASMIGFDFARPANPPERQGTASGIVNVGGFTASMTTLLAIGLLLDVSGGNYRTAFSSVFVLEALGVVQILRLRGRTARLERERLVASRVEAVHVPAKA
- a CDS encoding maleylpyruvate isomerase family mycothiol-dependent enzyme; amino-acid sequence: MTVHPSLQTYADAWTHSLEAITELVTPLVEGEWNRATPCPAWSVRDIVSHVIGLETEFLGDPRPIHTLPRDLYHVKSDFARYMEMQVDVRRHHTAPEMVAELEYVLIRRARQLRNENRAPDARVRAPLGAEQTLELAMRMRAFDSWVHEQDLRAALGRPGNLDSPGAHITRDVLLEALPKVIAKDAGAPPNSAVVIDVHGPLEFLRTVRIGPDGRGTVDGSPSLGPVVTLATDWETYYRLACGRVRPAAVADRVKVDGDQELGAVILREFAVTP
- a CDS encoding NHL domain-containing thioredoxin family protein → MATRARVRAPELVGGGGWINTGGKDLKLADFRGRILILDFWTFCCINCLHVLDELRELEEKHRDTLVIVGVHSPKFVHEADHRAVVDAVERYQVAHPVLDDPELVTWKQYAVRAWPTLVVIDPEGYVVAQHAGEGHAHAIARLVAELVEEHTAKGTLRRGDGPYVAPEPVATDLRFPGKALVLPSGNLLVSDSTRHQLVELAPDGETVVRRIGGAAEFNEPQGLALLPDGRVAVADTVNHRIRAYDPSSGAVETLAGTGKQWWQGSPTEGPALAVDLSSPWDLAWWDGLLWIAMAGTHQLWTYDPEAGTVRRAAGTTNEGLVDGPAGEAWFAQPSGLAVAADGERLWIADAENSALRWIDRDGSVHTAAGTGLFDFGHRDGDAAQALFQHPLGVTVLPDGSVAVCDTYNHALRRYDPATGQVTTVATELREPSGAVLVDGDIVVVESAAHRLTRLRLPEEAVRVAAVAHRTQRAATSVAGGAVLLDVVFEAPSGQKLDTRYGPSTRLLVSATPPELLRSGAGTGTELSRRLEIDPAVGEGVLHVSAMAASCDDDPANEYPACHVHQQDWGVPVRVTADGEDRLPLILAGMA
- a CDS encoding MmpS family transport accessory protein is translated as MRRSLRNTTAAALATGLVLALSACSAAEDAVKDKVKDEASKAVDQTVNKEYQVTYEVTGKNVDSIEFANGKGDALNPTLETVNKPQLPWTKTVTLRGVMAPTVIPSALDAAGGADFTCKVTHEGKVLVEKKSSGAAAVSPCIAVSPIAANKLP
- a CDS encoding M18 family aminopeptidase, which translates into the protein MSSSPQSTSSVAGIFGPGHTDEMMSFLAASPSPYHAVANTAEKLEKAGFREVQEADAWDGEAGGRYVIRGGALIAWFVPEGAAPHTPFRIVGAHTDSPNLRVKPLPDAGSAGWRQIAVELYGGTLLNTWLDRDLGLAGRLTLRDGSERLVNVDRALLRVPQLAVHLDRSVNTEGLKLDKQRHMQPVWGLGEVLEGDLIRFLEEEAGLPDGSVTGWDLMVHPVEPPAYLGRDRELVAGPRMDNLLSVHAGAAALAAVSARGADLPYIPVLAAFDHEENGSQSDTGAEGPLLGSVLERSVYARGGAYEDRARAFAETICLSSDTGHAVHPNYPERHDPTHHPRANGGPILKVNVNQRYATDGSGRAVFAAACERAGVPWQTFVSNNAMPCGTTIGPITAARHGIRTVDIGVAILSMHSARELCGAQDPYLLANALVAFLEG